One Dermochelys coriacea isolate rDerCor1 chromosome 21, rDerCor1.pri.v4, whole genome shotgun sequence genomic window carries:
- the RABIF gene encoding guanine nucleotide exchange factor MSS4 isoform X2, protein MMGPTPHVEGAPQWSRANSRSDQQKVPGVLFLPSMKKKTALLASSSPDGDVLQDHWLVDDMFSFENIGFTKDVGNVKFLICADCEIGPIGWHCLDDKKSFYIALDRVSHE, encoded by the exons ATGATGGGCCCGACACCACATGTTGAGGGCGCTCCGCAATGGtcaagagctaattcccggagCGACCAACAGAAGGTGCCAGGGGTG cttttccttccctccatgaAGAAGAAGACAGCTCTGCTTGCCAGCAGCTCTCCGGATGGGGACGTGCTCCAGGATCACTGGCTTGTAGATGACATGTTTTCCTTTGAGAATATTGGGTTCACCAAGGACGTTGGGAATGTAAAGTTCCTCATATGTGCAGACTGTGAGATCGGGCCGATTGGCTGGCACTGCCTGGATGATAAGAAGAGCTTCTACATAGCCTTGGACCGTGTTTCTCATGAGTAG
- the RABIF gene encoding guanine nucleotide exchange factor MSS4 isoform X1, which translates to MAAPCAEMEPGAGELVCARGRNRKAVLCQRCGSRVLLPGAATFARRELFLPSMKKKTALLASSSPDGDVLQDHWLVDDMFSFENIGFTKDVGNVKFLICADCEIGPIGWHCLDDKKSFYIALDRVSHE; encoded by the exons ATGGCGGCGCCGTGCGCGGAGATGGAGCCGGGCGCGGGGGAGCTGGTTTGCGCGCGGGGCCGCAACCGCAAGGCCGTGCTGTGCCAGCGCTGCGGCTCGCGCGTGCTGCTGCCCGGCGCCGCCACCTTCGCGCGCAGAGAG cttttccttccctccatgaAGAAGAAGACAGCTCTGCTTGCCAGCAGCTCTCCGGATGGGGACGTGCTCCAGGATCACTGGCTTGTAGATGACATGTTTTCCTTTGAGAATATTGGGTTCACCAAGGACGTTGGGAATGTAAAGTTCCTCATATGTGCAGACTGTGAGATCGGGCCGATTGGCTGGCACTGCCTGGATGATAAGAAGAGCTTCTACATAGCCTTGGACCGTGTTTCTCATGAGTAG